A genomic window from Halorubrum trapanicum includes:
- a CDS encoding DUF255 domain-containing protein encodes MSDETRVEWRDWGPEAFAEADERDRPVLLSLSATWCEGCHEMDAITYAEPRIAANVNEGFVPVRVDVDRHPRVRERYNMGGFPTTAFLTPEGTLLTGAGYLDVDGMRQVLESVREMWADKGREAGRVPRALDADLPPRGELTDEIESHLAGQLEAKYDAENAGWGTDAKFPLPRTVEFALKRDRNRALRTLDAVRDHLTDDVDGGFFRYAATRDWGDVAYEKPLDTNAAVTRAFANAFLYTGDEAYLDPALDAVSFLTGDLWTGYGVGGSLGPGLGRAYYAAPAADREDLDEPRRDLTVFAGGNALAADALFAVAAYTDDERAREYAGRILDGLERDLIDADSGAVTHYRGSDEAGETDLLEDAARVVGAYVRAAGVRGEGADVARAVADRAIDRLHVDGSFVDGPRSGPGLLDRSFRPLDANVEMASSLLDLAALTGEERYREVARETAEAFAGATDRLSVQVADYGSLAGRLRRGTTVIAVGTEPGSDLHRAAWRVADHEKVIAPNAHDADAPAPRTVPEGTAVVLAGDERSEPAETPDELMARVGDVLA; translated from the coding sequence ATGAGCGACGAGACCCGCGTCGAGTGGCGCGACTGGGGCCCCGAGGCGTTCGCCGAGGCCGACGAGCGCGACCGCCCGGTGCTGCTCTCGCTGTCGGCCACCTGGTGCGAGGGCTGTCACGAGATGGACGCGATCACCTACGCGGAGCCGCGGATCGCGGCCAACGTCAACGAGGGGTTCGTCCCCGTCCGCGTCGACGTCGACCGCCACCCGCGGGTGCGCGAGCGGTACAACATGGGCGGGTTTCCCACCACGGCCTTCCTCACGCCCGAGGGGACGCTGCTGACCGGCGCGGGCTATCTCGACGTCGACGGGATGCGGCAGGTGCTCGAATCGGTCCGCGAGATGTGGGCCGACAAGGGCCGCGAGGCCGGGCGCGTTCCGCGCGCGCTCGACGCCGACCTGCCGCCCCGCGGCGAGCTGACGGACGAGATAGAGAGCCACCTGGCGGGCCAGCTGGAGGCGAAGTACGACGCCGAGAACGCCGGCTGGGGGACGGACGCGAAGTTCCCGCTGCCCCGCACCGTCGAGTTCGCGCTGAAGCGCGACCGGAACCGCGCGCTCCGGACGCTCGACGCGGTCCGCGACCACCTCACCGACGACGTCGACGGCGGGTTCTTCCGCTACGCGGCCACCCGTGACTGGGGCGACGTCGCCTACGAGAAGCCGCTCGACACGAACGCGGCCGTGACGCGGGCGTTCGCGAACGCCTTCCTCTACACCGGCGACGAGGCGTACCTCGACCCCGCGCTCGACGCCGTCTCCTTCCTCACCGGCGACCTCTGGACCGGCTACGGCGTCGGCGGCAGCCTCGGGCCCGGACTCGGCCGCGCCTACTACGCGGCGCCGGCCGCGGACCGCGAGGACCTCGACGAGCCGCGTCGCGACCTGACCGTCTTCGCCGGCGGCAACGCGCTCGCCGCGGACGCGCTGTTCGCGGTCGCCGCCTACACCGACGACGAGCGCGCCCGCGAGTACGCCGGCCGGATCCTCGACGGCCTCGAACGCGACCTGATCGACGCCGACAGCGGTGCGGTGACCCACTACCGCGGCAGCGACGAGGCGGGCGAGACCGACCTGCTGGAGGACGCCGCCCGCGTCGTCGGGGCGTACGTCCGCGCCGCCGGCGTGCGCGGCGAGGGGGCCGACGTCGCCCGCGCGGTCGCGGACCGGGCGATCGACCGCCTCCACGTCGACGGCTCGTTCGTCGACGGGCCGCGCTCGGGGCCGGGGCTGCTCGACCGGTCGTTCCGCCCGCTCGACGCCAACGTCGAGATGGCGTCGTCGCTGCTCGACTTGGCGGCGCTCACCGGCGAGGAGCGCTACCGCGAGGTCGCCCGGGAGACCGCCGAGGCGTTCGCCGGGGCCACCGACCGGCTGAGCGTACAGGTCGCCGACTACGGGAGCCTCGCGGGGCGGCTCCGGCGCGGGACGACCGTCATCGCGGTCGGGACCGAGCCCGGGAGCGACCTCCACCGCGCCGCGTGGCGGGTCGCCGACCACGAGAAGGTGATCGCGCCGAACGCCCACGACGCCGACGCGCCCGCGCCGCGGACGGTCCCGGAGGGGACGGCGGTCGTCCTCGCGGGCGACGAGCGCTCCGAGCCGGCGGAAACCCCGGACGAGTTGATGGCCCGCGTCGGCGACGTCCTGGCGTAG
- a CDS encoding TrmB family transcriptional regulator, which yields MASLRDLGLSEYEARAYRALLRTGPTTAKDLSRASEVPMGRIYDVLNSLEQHSLVRSQAASRPKKYVAVEPDAALDRLLDEKKQELQTRAEQYESVVDDLSAELDAGEPVDGQFWTAAVGAEEATDLLLERIAAAERRIVMVAGAPATGFDLGTIGERVTAELEGALDRGVEIRVLLSPETVDELPRSVGRRYTSELADMDGFEVRTTPGVDGTFNVFDEIEVCIEVPHPLSADEPFAMIDVKDIEFATSVKDQFEPRWAEAEPLTFG from the coding sequence ATGGCATCTCTTCGCGACTTGGGCCTCTCCGAGTACGAGGCCCGGGCGTACCGCGCGCTGCTTCGGACCGGGCCGACGACGGCGAAGGACCTCTCGCGGGCCAGCGAGGTTCCGATGGGACGGATCTACGACGTGCTCAACAGCTTAGAGCAGCACAGTCTGGTCCGCAGTCAGGCCGCCAGCCGGCCGAAGAAGTACGTCGCGGTCGAGCCGGACGCCGCGCTCGACCGCCTGCTCGACGAGAAGAAGCAGGAGCTACAGACGCGGGCCGAGCAGTACGAGTCGGTCGTCGACGACCTCTCGGCCGAGCTCGACGCGGGCGAGCCGGTCGACGGCCAGTTCTGGACCGCGGCGGTCGGCGCCGAGGAGGCGACGGACCTCCTCTTGGAGCGGATCGCGGCCGCGGAGCGCCGGATCGTCATGGTGGCCGGCGCGCCCGCGACCGGCTTCGACCTCGGCACGATCGGCGAGCGCGTGACCGCCGAGCTGGAGGGCGCGCTCGACCGCGGCGTGGAGATCCGGGTGCTGCTCTCGCCGGAGACGGTCGACGAGCTCCCGCGGAGCGTCGGCCGGCGGTACACGTCGGAGCTGGCCGACATGGACGGGTTCGAGGTCCGGACGACGCCGGGCGTCGACGGAACCTTCAACGTGTTCGACGAGATCGAGGTCTGCATCGAGGTGCCGCACCCGCTGTCGGCGGACGAGCCGTTCGCGATGATCGACGTGAAGGACATCGAGTTCGCGACGAGCGTGAAAGACCAGTTCGAGCCGCGCTGGGCGGAGGCGGAGCCGCTGACGTTCGGATAG